The following coding sequences lie in one Arthrobacter sp. PGP41 genomic window:
- a CDS encoding LLM class flavin-dependent oxidoreductase yields MHFSLFLTSRSRGPEEDRPVMQAMIEHAVDAEQKGFDAVFLPDHHFTGYAPPASDPFVFSAYLAGKLERMHFGFSVQTLALHHPVRFAERLALLDQLTDGKLLVGVGSGTTPEEMIGFGVNFQDSSRLANENLEIAEKLWAKKPGDEPVTFDNGHYRGSVVSRIVPAPYTKPEPRVMSVAARPSSVERAAKKAQPAFILAFTPPVIDSGNAYEEVKKNFTNYRNALESAGHSEEAVKAALEWTTHSYQHVHIAETDEQAAAEMDIILEQYQEAVEREHAANKAAEAISGVNLRPAPDARTEGYKGTWCLYGSPETVAAELQKYADLGIGNVLMALMGGPLTQERRRFTEQSMRLFSERVQPLLQSSEAAAGAEKVAAP; encoded by the coding sequence ATGCACTTTTCACTGTTCCTCACTTCCCGTTCCCGTGGCCCTGAAGAGGACCGCCCGGTCATGCAGGCAATGATTGAGCACGCCGTCGACGCCGAGCAAAAGGGTTTTGACGCCGTCTTCCTGCCGGACCACCACTTCACCGGGTACGCTCCCCCGGCCAGCGACCCTTTCGTCTTCTCCGCCTACCTGGCCGGCAAACTGGAGCGCATGCATTTCGGGTTCTCCGTGCAGACCCTTGCCCTGCACCACCCGGTCCGCTTCGCTGAACGGCTTGCCCTCCTGGACCAGCTGACTGACGGCAAGCTGCTGGTAGGGGTTGGCAGCGGCACCACACCCGAAGAAATGATCGGCTTCGGCGTCAACTTCCAGGACAGCTCGCGCCTCGCCAACGAAAACCTCGAGATCGCCGAAAAGCTGTGGGCAAAGAAGCCGGGTGATGAACCCGTCACGTTCGACAATGGCCACTACCGCGGGTCCGTCGTTTCCCGGATCGTTCCGGCCCCGTACACCAAGCCCGAACCCCGCGTCATGTCCGTTGCGGCTCGGCCGTCCAGCGTGGAGCGCGCCGCCAAGAAGGCGCAGCCTGCGTTCATCCTCGCATTCACGCCCCCGGTTATTGACAGCGGCAACGCCTACGAGGAGGTCAAGAAGAACTTCACCAACTACCGCAACGCCCTGGAGTCGGCCGGCCACTCAGAGGAGGCCGTTAAGGCAGCTCTTGAGTGGACCACCCATTCCTACCAGCATGTGCATATCGCCGAAACTGACGAGCAGGCGGCCGCCGAAATGGACATCATTCTTGAGCAGTACCAGGAGGCAGTGGAACGCGAGCACGCAGCCAACAAAGCCGCCGAGGCTATCAGCGGAGTGAACCTTCGCCCGGCTCCGGACGCCCGCACTGAAGGTTACAAGGGCACCTGGTGCCTGTACGGCAGCCCGGAAACAGTCGCCGCCGAACTTCAAAAGTACGCTGACCTCGGCATTGGCAACGTCCTGATGGCCCTCATGGGCGGCCCCCTCACCCAAGAGCGCCGCCGCTTCACAGAGCAGTCCATGCGCCTCTTCTCCGAGCGGGTCCAGCCGCTGCTCCAGTCCTCGGAAGCCGCCGCCGGCGCCGAAAAGGTCGCTGCCCCGTGA
- a CDS encoding LysR family transcriptional regulator — MVNLLTADLNLLVSLDALLAERNVTRAGARIGISQPAMSSSLQRLRRQFGDELLTRVGSAYELTPLAQVLKEDVSEILRLVERTFDAQAVFDPASSTRSFRVITSDYCLTALSGKLMAMLQEEAPGVQIHFDAVTPLAVDRIKETLQNADLMLIPKGHFSGFPHTELFTDNWVCVTGADSPERSLTIEEMRDARWARLFGAEVDSTLADRRVYDLQLGEKTDVIVDTFLMLPFAVAGTDRLALVQERLARLLAAVAGVRIMQLPISLPTLVECAWWHPAKSGDPGHQWFRRLVVKAAAQLEPLPPSDSTSPSPDDSAAAAQPAAQAMP, encoded by the coding sequence ATGGTCAATCTGCTGACAGCCGACCTGAACCTGCTCGTATCGCTCGACGCTCTGCTTGCGGAGCGAAATGTCACCCGGGCAGGCGCGCGGATCGGCATCAGTCAACCGGCGATGAGTTCTTCCCTACAGAGATTGCGCAGGCAGTTCGGCGACGAGTTGCTGACGCGGGTTGGCTCCGCCTATGAGCTGACGCCGCTGGCGCAGGTGCTTAAGGAGGACGTCTCCGAGATCCTGCGCCTTGTGGAACGCACCTTCGACGCCCAAGCGGTCTTTGATCCGGCATCCTCCACCAGGAGTTTCCGGGTCATCACCTCCGACTACTGCCTTACGGCGTTATCCGGAAAGCTGATGGCGATGTTGCAGGAGGAAGCTCCCGGTGTGCAGATCCACTTTGACGCAGTCACGCCATTGGCGGTGGACCGCATCAAGGAGACCCTGCAGAATGCGGACCTGATGCTGATACCCAAGGGACACTTTTCCGGGTTTCCCCACACGGAGCTGTTTACGGATAACTGGGTGTGCGTCACTGGCGCAGATTCACCGGAGCGCAGCTTGACCATTGAGGAAATGAGGGATGCGCGCTGGGCGCGACTTTTCGGGGCAGAGGTTGATTCCACCCTTGCCGATCGCCGGGTCTACGATCTGCAACTGGGAGAAAAGACAGACGTCATCGTTGATACCTTCCTGATGCTTCCCTTTGCCGTAGCGGGCACCGACCGGCTTGCGTTGGTCCAGGAGCGCCTGGCCCGCCTGCTGGCAGCAGTGGCCGGGGTCCGGATCATGCAACTGCCTATCAGCCTTCCCACTCTTGTCGAGTGCGCCTGGTGGCACCCGGCCAAATCCGGGGACCCGGGACACCAGTGGTTCCGGCGCCTCGTGGTCAAAGCTGCCGCCCAACTCGAACCCCTACCGCCCAGCGATTCCACGTCACCAAGCCCAGACGACTCTGCCGCAGCGGCCCAACCTGCCGCCCAGGCAATGCCTTAA
- a CDS encoding flavin reductase, which produces MAQTIPASTADSQETSPDNPAWFRYVLGQYPTGVTLITAARGDEPVGMVVGTFSSVSLDPPLVAFMPDVRSTSWPKIQEAGSFCANVLTAGQQDVCRAFSRKAEDRFSANSWGDTPSGSPRLDGAAAWIDCDIENVIRAGDHDIVIGRVKALGVGESKNLPLLFLRGGYGSFSIPSIVSPATALTRHVKAADAARPQIEALAEELKLEVLVSGIVDDSVVVLTAAGVDSSPGGSPSRVGVSFSLAAPLAPLHVAWAGDTAESRWIANARNVIGHVDPEVAHAELQHVRETGYAVSAGAATAAEFERMVVVPSDTAAPDLSGVLPKLLERTASTGPASIDDPAGVTSLHAPVFDSTGQVAVTLTLNGFSGTESSARLAECRDRLLTAARSISEVIGGQPPQ; this is translated from the coding sequence ATGGCACAGACCATTCCTGCTTCCACGGCTGATTCCCAAGAAACCAGCCCGGACAATCCGGCCTGGTTCCGCTATGTCCTGGGCCAGTACCCTACTGGTGTCACACTCATCACAGCAGCACGCGGTGATGAACCCGTGGGTATGGTGGTAGGCACTTTCAGCTCGGTGTCCCTTGACCCGCCCCTCGTGGCCTTCATGCCTGATGTTCGCTCTACCAGTTGGCCCAAGATTCAGGAGGCCGGCTCCTTCTGCGCCAACGTCCTGACCGCCGGACAGCAGGACGTATGCCGGGCGTTTTCCCGCAAGGCCGAGGACCGCTTCAGCGCCAACAGCTGGGGCGACACTCCCTCCGGCAGCCCCAGGCTTGATGGAGCAGCTGCCTGGATCGACTGTGATATCGAGAACGTCATCCGCGCAGGTGACCACGACATCGTTATCGGCCGTGTGAAGGCCCTTGGCGTCGGGGAATCGAAGAATCTTCCGCTGCTCTTCCTTCGCGGCGGATATGGCTCCTTCAGTATCCCGTCGATAGTTTCCCCCGCAACAGCCCTTACCCGGCACGTCAAAGCCGCGGACGCCGCGCGTCCCCAAATCGAGGCCCTGGCCGAAGAGCTCAAGCTTGAGGTCCTGGTGAGCGGCATTGTTGATGACTCAGTAGTAGTCCTCACGGCGGCCGGTGTGGACAGCTCCCCTGGCGGCTCACCCTCACGGGTAGGCGTGTCCTTCAGCCTGGCAGCGCCCCTCGCGCCGCTGCACGTCGCCTGGGCCGGTGACACCGCGGAATCCCGCTGGATCGCCAACGCCCGCAACGTCATCGGCCACGTTGACCCCGAAGTCGCCCACGCTGAACTGCAGCATGTCCGTGAGACCGGCTATGCCGTCTCCGCCGGAGCGGCCACCGCGGCCGAGTTTGAACGAATGGTTGTGGTCCCCAGCGATACCGCCGCCCCGGACCTGAGTGGTGTCCTCCCCAAGCTGCTGGAACGCACTGCATCAACCGGGCCCGCCTCGATCGATGACCCGGCAGGAGTGACCTCGCTCCATGCCCCGGTTTTCGACTCGACGGGACAGGTGGCGGTGACCCTGACCCTGAACGGCTTTTCCGGTACGGAATCTTCTGCGAGGCTCGCTGAGTGCCGGGATCGCCTACTGACGGCTGCCCGCTCCATTAGTGAAGTAATTGGAGGCCAGCCTCCCCAGTAG
- a CDS encoding MDR family MFS transporter: MQDGKPAAGIRIGRVYVALLIIVLLGALDHTIVATALPTVVGELDGARHMAWVITSYALAMAVAMPIYGRLGDRFGRPALMMIALAIFLGASVLCGFAQDMFQLSLYRGIQGLGGAGMAVLPAAIIADLVPPRQRPKYLGPLGSVFGIATVISPLVGGAITDTVGWRWIFWINLPVGILALAMAFSLRKLHTVRGNGGVDWPGIISMVLFTCSLVGAVAFSTEPDVPGEVVLGLGVAAAVFGVLFVGVEIRSRNALVPMRMFRSWPVVNAAGLGLVIGAGLFSVVAYLPSYVQMAYSTSASVAGMILLPLVLGMMVSTNLSGWIVTRTGRYKVFPLAGSALAAAVAICLRFLQPGTPLPVVAILIALLGLAVGSFMQLTVVAAQNAMPHSVVGGVTASLGYLRELGVTVGTAVFGGIFATSLAHASVNNNLGVPASTITDPHAAQQLSDTLQSGVAEIYAGAFLPIFTLLACIFGVGVLLSIFMPEQRLSEAQPGK, encoded by the coding sequence GTGCAGGACGGGAAACCCGCCGCCGGAATCCGTATCGGGCGGGTTTACGTTGCCCTCCTTATCATCGTTCTACTGGGGGCACTTGATCACACCATCGTGGCAACAGCTTTGCCAACGGTGGTTGGCGAGTTGGACGGTGCCCGCCACATGGCCTGGGTCATCACTTCCTATGCCCTTGCCATGGCTGTGGCCATGCCCATTTACGGGCGGCTCGGTGACCGATTCGGCAGGCCTGCCCTGATGATGATCGCCTTGGCGATCTTCCTTGGAGCATCCGTACTGTGTGGGTTTGCACAGGACATGTTCCAGCTCTCGCTGTACCGCGGCATCCAGGGCTTGGGCGGCGCCGGGATGGCGGTGCTGCCCGCCGCGATCATCGCCGACCTCGTTCCACCCCGGCAACGGCCGAAGTACCTCGGCCCGCTGGGCTCGGTGTTCGGCATCGCAACGGTCATCAGCCCGCTGGTGGGTGGTGCCATCACGGATACCGTCGGCTGGCGCTGGATCTTTTGGATCAACCTGCCAGTGGGCATCCTCGCACTTGCAATGGCATTTTCGCTGCGCAAACTCCATACAGTCCGTGGAAACGGAGGGGTGGACTGGCCCGGCATCATCTCAATGGTTCTATTCACCTGCTCCCTGGTGGGCGCAGTCGCGTTCTCCACTGAACCGGATGTCCCGGGGGAAGTCGTGCTGGGCCTCGGCGTGGCAGCGGCCGTGTTCGGTGTCCTGTTTGTAGGGGTGGAGATCCGCTCGCGGAATGCCCTGGTCCCGATGCGCATGTTCCGAAGCTGGCCGGTAGTTAACGCTGCTGGGCTGGGTCTGGTCATCGGAGCCGGGCTCTTCAGCGTTGTAGCTTATCTGCCGAGCTACGTGCAAATGGCCTATTCGACATCGGCTTCCGTGGCGGGGATGATCCTGCTGCCCCTGGTGCTGGGCATGATGGTGTCCACTAACCTGAGCGGTTGGATCGTCACCCGGACCGGGAGGTACAAGGTCTTTCCCCTGGCCGGCTCTGCCCTGGCCGCCGCCGTAGCAATCTGCCTTCGCTTCCTTCAACCCGGAACGCCCCTGCCCGTGGTGGCCATCCTGATCGCCCTGTTAGGACTGGCAGTCGGCAGCTTTATGCAACTCACCGTTGTTGCTGCCCAAAATGCCATGCCACATTCGGTGGTAGGTGGAGTAACCGCTTCGCTGGGTTACCTGCGCGAACTCGGCGTCACGGTAGGAACGGCTGTTTTCGGTGGAATATTCGCGACTTCACTGGCGCACGCCTCGGTCAACAACAACCTAGGCGTTCCGGCGTCGACCATCACCGATCCCCATGCGGCCCAACAACTTTCCGACACGCTGCAGTCGGGCGTGGCAGAAATCTACGCGGGAGCGTTCCTGCCCATCTTCACGTTGCTTGCCTGCATCTTCGGTGTCGGAGTGCTGTTGTCCATCTTCATGCCCGAGCAACGTCTTTCGGAAGCGCAACCCGGCAAGTAA
- a CDS encoding glycoside hydrolase family 3 N-terminal domain-containing protein — protein MAARTDAHEPRSERVGEFIEELLSAMTWEQKLAQLQIAFRPHLEDAKELVRGGTGAIFWPRSAGATNELQRTAREETPHGIPLLVGLDVVHGQRTTFPVPLAQAASFDPAVAEADARISAREAASGGVNWTFSPMVDVSRDPRWGRVVEGFGEDSNVNSIFGAAKIRGYQGESLAHADSILACAKHFVGYGQAEGGRDYNTVDLSIQRLRNVYLEPFRAAVEAGAATFMAAFNTVSGRPAHANRGLLTELLKEEWGFEGVVVGDADGVTNLIDHGVAADLCDALLQAFTAGLDVEMGGTVVSADGGTLFSGDDLAAERVDDAVRRVLRLKHALGLFDDPYRDPALEITAPTEESRLAAREAAEKALVLLKNDNDVLPLERSELRVLLVGPYAESNDHLGAWVQSFAEPAGTLADAIRRQCPDWTLTVKEGSKFFHEDQALLTEAVEAAADHDVVLVAVGEPSSLTGEASSRSDLRLPGGQEELIRAIAETGTPFAVVMFNGRPLVTNDWIDWAPSVLEAWHLGLEGPAAVARALNGVVNPGGRLPMTFPRSSSQVPIYYDHENTGRPATSSARLEEADVDVALKGPGNTDDRYTSKYRDLPLGPQFAFGHGLSYTSFSYGQLQVETKELALDVLREGQVFRLVIPLSNTGERAGDEVTLLFIRDRVASLAQPVRRLRAFTRTTLGAGDTELLSFELGWKDLGFWDNEGNYVVERGDFEVYVGGGMEGCAGAVLRLT, from the coding sequence ATGGCCGCCCGAACTGATGCCCATGAGCCGCGGAGTGAAAGAGTCGGAGAGTTCATTGAAGAGCTCCTCTCTGCCATGACATGGGAGCAAAAGCTCGCCCAACTCCAGATCGCCTTCCGCCCGCACCTGGAGGACGCCAAGGAACTGGTCAGGGGCGGTACGGGAGCCATATTCTGGCCTCGCAGCGCAGGGGCCACCAACGAACTTCAACGCACGGCCCGTGAGGAGACGCCACACGGGATTCCGCTGCTCGTCGGGCTGGACGTGGTGCACGGCCAGCGGACCACCTTCCCGGTTCCTCTGGCGCAGGCTGCGAGCTTTGACCCGGCCGTGGCTGAGGCCGATGCCCGCATTTCAGCGAGAGAAGCCGCGTCAGGCGGCGTGAACTGGACGTTTTCCCCGATGGTCGACGTATCACGGGACCCGAGGTGGGGCCGCGTGGTGGAAGGCTTCGGTGAGGATAGCAACGTCAACAGCATTTTTGGTGCTGCCAAAATCCGTGGGTACCAGGGGGAATCCCTCGCGCATGCGGACTCGATCCTGGCCTGCGCGAAACATTTCGTGGGCTATGGCCAGGCTGAAGGAGGCCGTGACTACAACACCGTTGATCTGTCCATTCAACGCCTTCGGAATGTCTACCTTGAACCCTTCCGGGCCGCCGTCGAAGCCGGCGCCGCGACATTCATGGCGGCCTTCAATACCGTGTCCGGCCGGCCGGCCCACGCCAATAGGGGTCTTCTCACGGAACTGCTTAAGGAGGAGTGGGGATTTGAGGGCGTTGTGGTCGGTGATGCCGACGGGGTGACCAACTTAATAGATCACGGGGTGGCTGCTGACCTTTGTGACGCACTCCTGCAGGCCTTCACCGCCGGTCTGGACGTCGAGATGGGCGGCACTGTGGTCAGCGCTGACGGCGGGACGCTGTTCTCCGGTGACGATCTTGCCGCTGAACGGGTGGATGACGCCGTACGCAGGGTCTTGCGGCTGAAACATGCGTTGGGGCTTTTTGATGATCCGTATCGCGATCCTGCGCTGGAAATCACAGCGCCGACTGAGGAAAGCCGGCTGGCTGCCCGCGAAGCTGCCGAAAAGGCTCTCGTCCTCCTGAAGAACGACAACGACGTCCTTCCCCTTGAACGCTCCGAGCTCCGGGTACTGCTCGTCGGGCCCTACGCGGAGAGTAACGACCATCTTGGAGCATGGGTGCAGTCCTTCGCCGAACCTGCCGGCACCCTCGCGGATGCCATTCGCCGCCAGTGTCCTGACTGGACGCTGACCGTAAAGGAGGGCAGCAAATTTTTCCACGAAGACCAGGCGCTCCTTACTGAAGCGGTCGAAGCGGCGGCGGACCATGACGTGGTGCTTGTTGCCGTAGGAGAACCCTCGTCCCTGACGGGGGAAGCCAGCTCACGCAGCGACCTCAGACTACCCGGCGGCCAGGAAGAACTGATTCGGGCAATCGCGGAAACTGGTACCCCTTTCGCGGTGGTCATGTTCAACGGCCGGCCGCTGGTGACCAATGACTGGATAGATTGGGCTCCATCCGTGCTGGAAGCCTGGCATCTTGGACTGGAAGGCCCGGCCGCTGTCGCCCGTGCCTTGAACGGCGTCGTAAATCCCGGTGGGAGGCTTCCAATGACTTTCCCGCGGTCATCGAGCCAGGTGCCTATCTACTATGACCACGAAAACACGGGGCGGCCGGCGACGTCCTCTGCCCGCCTCGAGGAAGCCGACGTCGACGTTGCGCTCAAGGGCCCCGGCAACACGGACGACCGATATACGTCCAAGTACCGGGACCTTCCGCTGGGTCCGCAATTCGCCTTCGGCCATGGACTGAGTTACACGTCCTTCAGCTACGGACAGCTTCAGGTCGAGACTAAAGAATTGGCGCTCGATGTGTTGCGGGAGGGGCAGGTCTTCCGTCTCGTTATCCCATTAAGCAACACAGGAGAGCGGGCAGGGGACGAAGTTACACTCCTTTTCATCCGCGACCGGGTGGCTTCGCTGGCCCAGCCCGTGCGGAGGCTCCGTGCATTCACCCGGACAACCTTAGGAGCCGGTGACACGGAACTGCTGAGCTTCGAATTGGGTTGGAAGGATCTCGGGTTTTGGGACAACGAGGGGAACTACGTCGTGGAACGCGGCGATTTTGAGGTCTACGTCGGTGGGGGCATGGAAGGCTGCGCCGGGGCAGTGCTGCGCCTGACATGA
- a CDS encoding PhzA/PhzB family protein, with translation MSDPTRKEVNRRTVERFFVTSGLERAALFAADGRKELPWTSMGHPIDMEGIREISYNFTRNRQIFTDWTWSGVEIFDTQYDDRFWAECDGRGVIRIDGHEPVNAANHYIMAFRLADGKIKEFREFCDPTQPSRNDAGEPVPTPPLGDWKPPAEWQTPAELLS, from the coding sequence ATGTCCGACCCCACCCGCAAAGAAGTGAATCGGCGGACCGTGGAACGGTTCTTCGTTACGTCCGGTCTGGAGCGCGCTGCGCTCTTCGCAGCTGATGGCAGGAAGGAGCTGCCGTGGACTTCCATGGGTCATCCAATCGACATGGAGGGCATCCGGGAGATCAGCTACAACTTCACGCGGAATCGCCAGATTTTCACGGACTGGACCTGGAGCGGTGTTGAGATCTTCGACACCCAGTACGACGACCGCTTTTGGGCAGAGTGCGACGGCAGGGGAGTGATCCGGATCGACGGTCATGAGCCGGTCAATGCCGCGAACCACTACATCATGGCTTTCAGGTTGGCGGATGGGAAGATCAAGGAGTTCCGCGAGTTCTGCGATCCCACGCAGCCGTCACGTAATGACGCCGGTGAGCCGGTTCCGACGCCGCCGTTGGGTGACTGGAAGCCGCCGGCCGAGTGGCAGACGCCTGCGGAGCTGTTGAGCTAA
- a CDS encoding TetR/AcrR family transcriptional regulator, with translation MEAAGTVRKVPQQERSRKSELKLLAAAEDVLAERGAGDFSLVDVATRAGVTTGTIYSRFKGKGELVHAVHERVMDRMGAHAARLFAASDGPDGDPSGVAPGGSVADTHVTADPRALITDLIVRLASVLETEAAVLRALMFHAVEDKSIAQRGADAHRKLEALFDDALRRLKPVVPELPDAQRYWAFTFSYDVLARHLGLGHSSARIEQDNWDDMLRNLSAMVSAYLLSHR, from the coding sequence ATGGAGGCGGCAGGAACGGTCAGGAAAGTTCCACAGCAGGAGCGCAGCCGGAAATCGGAACTGAAGCTCCTCGCTGCTGCCGAAGATGTCCTTGCCGAGCGCGGGGCTGGCGACTTCAGCCTGGTGGACGTGGCTACCAGGGCCGGTGTGACCACGGGTACCATCTACTCCAGATTCAAGGGCAAGGGCGAGCTCGTCCATGCGGTCCATGAAAGAGTCATGGACCGCATGGGAGCCCATGCGGCCAGACTCTTCGCCGCTAGTGACGGGCCGGATGGGGACCCTTCCGGCGTAGCCCCCGGCGGGTCAGTCGCAGACACGCACGTGACAGCAGATCCAAGGGCGCTCATCACCGACCTGATTGTCCGCCTGGCAAGTGTGTTGGAAACGGAAGCGGCTGTCCTGAGGGCGCTGATGTTCCACGCGGTGGAGGATAAGTCCATTGCACAGCGCGGCGCGGACGCGCACAGGAAGCTGGAGGCGCTGTTCGACGACGCCCTTCGGCGGCTCAAACCGGTCGTTCCCGAGCTCCCTGACGCGCAGCGATACTGGGCCTTTACCTTCTCCTATGACGTCCTCGCCCGGCACCTGGGGCTTGGCCATTCATCCGCACGCATAGAGCAGGACAACTGGGACGACATGCTCCGGAACCTTTCCGCCATGGTCTCCGCTTACCTGCTGTCCCACAGGTAA